A single window of Aspergillus puulaauensis MK2 DNA, chromosome 5, nearly complete sequence DNA harbors:
- a CDS encoding uncharacterized protein (COG:G;~EggNog:ENOG410PKCQ;~InterPro:IPR020846,IPR011701,IPR036259;~PFAM:PF07690;~TransMembrane:11 (o47-64i108-127o133-154i166-190o202-222i276-300o312-330i342-360o366-387i399-418o430-451i);~go_function: GO:0022857 - transmembrane transporter activity [Evidence IEA];~go_process: GO:0055085 - transmembrane transport [Evidence IEA]), which produces MEVTPAQDKPSLAELEDVKRVVATEVSHYEPASEEEKALDRRVNLKIDFTLLLILAIGFILLGIDKTNVGFVATSTFIEDANLHPNDIPNSLSLPISSMIGRYIGPKWWVCTLMLVWGSICIAHIGVNSTPTFLALRLLLGVGEAGFTPTAYYYMSLFYPKFSLGFRMGLFSGMYSVAGAFAGLLAYGLLHLDSGILHGWQTVFLFEGALTVFVAIIGLVVLPMSPGTAWFLTPAEREHAAKRMMQDDVHAGDTAEHETNITLRDVKDVLTDWKKLLIVVFNILSVLPVTAFTTFLPLIVEGMGYEGVKATLMAVPPFVVGTVGLIIIVYSSDHLKERSLHTVFGMALGLVGCLVMATSGNEKLRYGFAHVCLAGVFAGGPLVAVWLASNTPGKAARSIILGINGWSNLAGVIAGQLFKSSHAPTYRYPLIVTMILIAVGMVGFCAMRGLYMWENRRRRRVILSWDEREYAEEQGRVDRRGDQKVTWVYAY; this is translated from the exons ATGGAGGTCACTCCAGCCCAGGATAAGCCTTCcctggcggagctggaggatgtCAAAAGGGTCGTGGCAACAGAGGTCTCGCATTATGAACCAGCAtcagaggaggaaaaggcgcTTGATCGCAGAGTCAATCTCAAAATCGACTTTACCCTGCTGCTCATCCTGGCAATTGGGTTCATT CTGCTTGGAATCGACAAGACCAATGTCGGATTCGTCGCCACAAGCACCTTCATCGAGGACGCCAACCTCCATCCAAACGACATTCCCAACTCTCTATCACTG cccatctcctccatgATCGGCCGCTACATCGGCCCCAAATGGTGGGTATGCACGCTCATGCTTGTCTGGGGGAGTATCTGCATCGCGCACATCGGGGTGAACAGCACACCAACTTTCCTCGCATTGcggctcctcctcggcgtcggcgaagCAGGCTTCACCCCAACCGCATACTACTACATGTCCCTCTTCTATCCCAAATTCTCACTCGGATTCCGCATGGGTCTGTTCTCAGGGATGTACTCTGTAGCTGGGGCCTTCGCCGGACTCCTTGCATACGGTCTTCTCCACCTTGACTCGGGGATACTGCACGGCTGGCAGACTGTATTTCTGTTTGAGGGTGCATTGACGGTCTTCGTAGCTATTATTGGACTTGTCGTTTTGCCCATGTCACCAGGGACAGCATGGTTCCTCACCCCTGCAGAACGGGAACACGCCGCAAAGCGCATGATGCAGGATGATGTACACGCAGGAGACACAGCGGAGCACGAAACCAACATTACACTGCGTGATGTAAAAGACGTCCTAACAGACTGGAAGAAGCTTCTCATCGTCGtattcaacatcctcagcGTCCTCCCCGTAACCGCATTCACCACCTTCCTGCCCCTGATCGTCGAAGGGATGGGATACGAAGGCGTCAAGGCAACACTAATGGCCGTCCCCCCGTTCGTCGTCGGCACAGTCGGGCTGATTATAATCGTGTACTCATCCGACCATCTCAAAGAACGCAGTCTACACACCGTCTTCGGCATGGCACTCGGCCTAGTCGGGTGTCTGGTCATGGCGACGTCAGGGAACGAGAAACTCCGCTATGGCTTCGCACATGTTTGTCTGGCTGGTGTATTTGCCGGCGGTCCGCTTGTTGCTGTATGGCTTGCTTCGAATACACCGGGGAAGGCGGCGCGGTCGATTATCCTGGGTATCAACGGGTGGAGTAACCTGGCTGGGGTGATTGCGGGGCAGCTGTTCAAGTCGAGTCATGCTCCGACTTATAGGTATCCTCTTATTGTGACGATGATACTTATTGCGGTTGGGATGGTGGGGTTCTGTGCGATGAGAGGCTTGTATATGTGGGAGAATCgccggcggaggagggtTATTCTGTCTTGGGATGAGAGGGAGTATGCAGAGGAGCAGGGCAGGGTGGATAGACGGGGGGATCAGAAGGTTACGTGGGTTTATGCTTATTAA
- a CDS encoding uncharacterized protein (COG:S;~EggNog:ENOG410Q1NW;~InterPro:IPR001810,IPR036047;~go_function: GO:0005515 - protein binding [Evidence IEA]) has translation MDHNGQYHVHVSPKTDFTRCILCGCQPKGEYGSRWLGMIRVRKFAHPRLRLRAWLEYKTVHRTSDGEVLLSEVVSEYTPSEDDSCLRVTSSDLWDRGHCRSSPSGLFYIFHAQCWQYLTECLGEQGPADRERLYDVLLKLPPPKEPLFETPPGSPGYFCKSTIIQELLNEVLDIPSPTTRLYVPISSSRDPFARLPFELRLKIAILLRTRTFYNLRYVSRPFNPIFRDNMFWKSRFSKDGDRGFLHPVVMDGPVDWRSVYRATARCEDLFPMRLKVWEIIQWMKETLETTLCPELGPLDFCGRALQDYHADSAAEGQWVERVRMPENLICIAVSMISGPDIHRRQRYISRTLPPGQPVTEITALEFISTNGSRETIRSRDPMARTVTAEELSNELYRKEITERVCNTTKGSIGPVSPFDHHGVRVLFEANPFKGFHIRYDAEGISFIGVLREGAASSPFAMRVTMAISGSKEVFLAQSPYVCGYHADRSTFFDMDMEEVVEVIGTFDVRFSIQFTQLHMYF, from the exons ATGGATCACAATGGCCAGTACCACGTCCATGTATCGCCGAAGACGGACTTCACAAGGTGTATCCTCTGCGGATGTCAGCCAAAGGGAGAATATGGATCTCGATGGCTCGGGATGATCAGAGTCCGTAAGTTCGCCCACCCGAGACTTCGACTCCGTGCCTGGCTAGAATACAAAACAGTTCACCGAACTTCAGATGGTGAAGTGCTTCTCTCGGAAGTCGTCTCTGAATATACACCGTCCGAAGACGACTCATGTCTGCGAGTCACTTCGTCCGACTTGTGGGACCGTGGTCATTGCCGGTCCTCCCCATCGGgtctattctatatttttcaTGCGCAGTGCTGGCAGTACTTAACAGAATGTCTGGGCGAGCAGGGCCCTGCGGACCGTGAACGATTATACGATGTTCTGTTGAAACTACCGCCGCCTAAGG AGCCATTGTTCGAGACCCCGCCAGGTTCTCCCGGATATTTCTGTAAAAGCACTATCATTCAGGAGCTTTTAAACGaagtattagatattccCAGCCCTACAACCCGTTTGTACGTTCCGATAAGCAGCAGTCGCGATCCCTTTGCGCGTCTCCCTTTTGAGCTTCGGCTGAAAATCGCAATTCTGCTTCGAACCCGGACCTTTTATAACCTGCGATATGTCTCTAGACCGTTTAATCCTATTTTCAGAGATAATATGTTCTGGAAGTCCCGATTCTCAAAAGACGGAGACCGCGGCTTTCTTCATCCCGTCGTTATGGACGGGCCAGTTGACTGGCGGTCTGTCTATAGGGCTACTGCACGCTGTGAAGATCTGTTTCCAATGAGACTGAAAGTGTGGGAAATTATTCAATGGATGAAAGAAACCCTGGAAACAACCCTGTGTCCAGAGTTGGGACCCTTAGACTTCTGCGGAAGGGCTTTGCAGGACTACCATGCCGACTCTGCCGCTGAAGGTCAATGGGTAGAACGAGTGCGAATGCCAGAAAACCTTATATGCATCGCAGTATCTATGATATCTGGGCCGGATATACACAGACGACAACGATATATCAGCCGGACACTCCCTCCCGGACAACCCGTAACCGAGATCACCGCGCTGGAGTTCATAAGCACAAACGGGAGCAGGGAGACCATCAGGTCTCGAGATCCCATGGCTCGAACTGTAACGGCGGAGGAACTCTCAAACGAACTATACAGGAAAGAAATAACGGAACGAGTGTGTAATACTACCAAAGGCTCGATTGGACCTGTGAGCCCGTTCGACCACCACGGAGTGAGGGTTCTATTCGAGGCAAATCCGTTCAAGGGCTTTCATATCCGGTATGATGCAGAGGGGATATCCTTTATAGGTGTTCTGAGAGAGGGTGCTGCATCTTCTCCTTTTGCGATGCGTgtgacgatggcgatatcTGGATCGAAGGAGGTATTTCTCGCGCAGTCGCCGTATGTTTGTGGATATCATGCCGACAGGTCTACGTTTtttgatatggatatggaggaGGTCGTTGAGGTTATTGGGACTTTTGATGTGAGGTTCTCCATCCAGTTTACTCAGCTCCATATGTATTTCTGA